A part of Indicator indicator isolate 239-I01 chromosome 15, UM_Iind_1.1, whole genome shotgun sequence genomic DNA contains:
- the ALAS1 gene encoding 5-aminolevulinate synthase, non-specific, mitochondrial isoform X1 — translation MEAVVRRCPFLARVSQAFLQKAGPSLLLYAQHCPRMMEAAPPAAARTLATSAARGQQAEEETPATRRGEYGRRRAKNAKEVAQENADGTQPPTDHPPAVTSHGSATKCPFLAAQMNHKNSNVFCKASLELQEDVQEMQVDRKEFAKIPTASTVRNTELEGEERSDLLKKFKDIVLKQRPESVSHLLQDNLPKSVSTFQYDQFFEKKIDEKKKDHTYRVFKTVNRKAQIFPMADDYTDSLITKKEVSVWCSNDYLGMSRHPRVCGAVMDTLKQHGAGAGGTRNISGTSKFHVDLEKELADLHGKDAALLFSSCFVANDSTLFTLAKMLPGCEIYSDSGNHASMIQGIRNSRVPKHIFRHNDVNHLRELLKKSDPSTPKIVAFETVHSMDGAVCPLEELCDVAHEHGAITFVDEVHAVGLYGARGGGIGDRDGVMHKMDIISGTLGKAFGCVGGYISSTSSLIDTVRSYAAGFIFTTSLPPMLLAGALESVRTLKSAEGQVLRRQHQRNVKLMRQMLMDAGLPVVHCPSHIIPVRVADAAKNTEICDKLMSQHSIYVQAINYPTVPRGEELLRIAPTPHHTPQMMSYFLEKLLATWKDVGLELKPHSSAECNFCRRPLHFEVMSERERSYFSGMSKLVSVSA, via the exons ATGGAGGCGGTGGTGCGGCGCTGCCCGTTCCTGGCCCGCGTCTCGCAGGCCTTCCTGCAGAAGGCTGggccctccctgctcctctacGCCCAGCACTGCCCCCGCATGATGGAGGCAGCGCCCCCGGCCGCCGCCCGCACGCTGGCCACGTCTGCAGCCCGGGGGCAACAAGCGGAGGAGGAGACCCCCGCGACCCGGCGGGGTGAGTACGGCCGGAGGAGA GCTAAAAATGCCAAAGAGGTGGCCCAAGAGAATGCAGATGGAACCCAGCCACCTACTGACCACCCACCTGCTGTTACTAGCCATGGCTCTGCTACCAAATGCCCATTCCTGGCAGCTCAGATGAATCACAAGAACAGTAATGTCTTCTGCAAAGCTAGCCTAGAGCTCCAGGAAGATGTGCAGGAAATGCAGGTAGACAGGAAAG AATTTGCCAAAATACCAACTGCTTCCACAGTGAGGAACACTGAgttggagggagaagaaaggagtgACTTGCTCAAAAAGTTTAAGGACATTGTGCTGAAGCAAAGACCAGAAAGTGTCTCTCATCTGCTTCAGGATAACTTGCCCAAAT CGGTATCCACCTTCCAGTACGATCAGTTCTTTGAGAAGAAGATTGATGAAAAGAAGAAGGATCACACCTACCGAGTGTTCAAAACAGTGAACAGGAAGGCACAGATCTTCCCCATGGCAGATGACTACACTGATTCTCTGATCACCAAGAAGGAGGtgtctgtgtggtgcagcaaTGATTACCTGGGGATGAGCCGTCACCCCCGTGTGTGTGGAGCAGTTAT GGATACACTGAAACAacatggtgctggagcaggaggcacAAGAAATATTTCAGGAACAAGTAAATTTCATGTTGATTTGGAAAAAGAGCTGGCTGATCTGCATGGAAAAGATGCAGCACTGCTGTTCTCATCATGCTTCGTAGCCAATGACTCCACTCTCTTCACTCTAGCTAAAATGCTGCCAG GCTGTGAGATCTACTCTGATTCTGGAAACCATGCCTCCATGATCCAGGGGATCCGTAACAGCAGGGTGCCAAAACACATATTTCGACATAATGATGTCAACCACCTCCGAGAACTCCTGAAGAAATCTGATCCATCTACCCCTAAAATTGTTGCATTTGAAACTGTCCACTCAATGGATG GTGCAGTCTGCCCTCTGGAAGAGCTGTGTGATGTGGCCCATGAGCATGGGGCAATCACTTTTGTAGATGAAGTGCATGCTGTGGGGCTGTATGGAGCTCGAGGTGGCGGTATAGGAGACCGGGATGGAGTCATGCACAAGATGGACATCATCTCTGGAACGCTCG gCAAAGCATTTGGTTGTGTAGGAGGATACATCTCCAGTACAAGCTCTCTGATAGACACCGTTCGTTCCTATGCTGCTGGCTTTattttcaccacctccctgccacccATGCTCCTGGCTGGTGCCCTGGAGTCTGTCCGAACCCTGAAGAGTGCGGAGGGGCAAGTTCTGAGGCGCCAGCACCAACGCAACGTGAAGCTGATGAGACAGATGCTGATGGATGCAGGGCTTCCTGTGGTGCACTGCCCCAGTCACATCATTCCAGTAAGG GTTGCAGATGCTGCTAAAAACACAGAGATCTGTGACAAGCTGATGAGCCAGCACAGCATCTATGTCCAAGCAATCAACTACCCCACAGTTCCCCGTGGAGAAGAACTGCTACGTATTGCCCCTACGCCTCACCACACCCCACAGATGATGAGTTATTTTCTTG AAAAACTGCTGGCTACATGGAAGGATGTTGGCCTGGAGCTGAAACCACATTCATCAGCTGAATGCAACTTCTGTAGAAGACCCCTACATTTTGAAGTGATGAGTGAAAGGGAAAGATCCTACTTCAGTGGCATGAGCAAACTAGTATCTGTCAGTGCATGA
- the ALAS1 gene encoding 5-aminolevulinate synthase, non-specific, mitochondrial isoform X2 — translation MNHKNSNVFCKASLELQEDVQEMQVDRKVSAGTEFAKIPTASTVRNTELEGEERSDLLKKFKDIVLKQRPESVSHLLQDNLPKSVSTFQYDQFFEKKIDEKKKDHTYRVFKTVNRKAQIFPMADDYTDSLITKKEVSVWCSNDYLGMSRHPRVCGAVMDTLKQHGAGAGGTRNISGTSKFHVDLEKELADLHGKDAALLFSSCFVANDSTLFTLAKMLPGCEIYSDSGNHASMIQGIRNSRVPKHIFRHNDVNHLRELLKKSDPSTPKIVAFETVHSMDGAVCPLEELCDVAHEHGAITFVDEVHAVGLYGARGGGIGDRDGVMHKMDIISGTLGKAFGCVGGYISSTSSLIDTVRSYAAGFIFTTSLPPMLLAGALESVRTLKSAEGQVLRRQHQRNVKLMRQMLMDAGLPVVHCPSHIIPVRVADAAKNTEICDKLMSQHSIYVQAINYPTVPRGEELLRIAPTPHHTPQMMSYFLEKLLATWKDVGLELKPHSSAECNFCRRPLHFEVMSERERSYFSGMSKLVSVSA, via the exons ATGAATCACAAGAACAGTAATGTCTTCTGCAAAGCTAGCCTAGAGCTCCAGGAAGATGTGCAGGAAATGCAGGTAGACAGGAAAG TGTCTGCAGGTACAGAATTTGCCAAAATACCAACTGCTTCCACAGTGAGGAACACTGAgttggagggagaagaaaggagtgACTTGCTCAAAAAGTTTAAGGACATTGTGCTGAAGCAAAGACCAGAAAGTGTCTCTCATCTGCTTCAGGATAACTTGCCCAAAT CGGTATCCACCTTCCAGTACGATCAGTTCTTTGAGAAGAAGATTGATGAAAAGAAGAAGGATCACACCTACCGAGTGTTCAAAACAGTGAACAGGAAGGCACAGATCTTCCCCATGGCAGATGACTACACTGATTCTCTGATCACCAAGAAGGAGGtgtctgtgtggtgcagcaaTGATTACCTGGGGATGAGCCGTCACCCCCGTGTGTGTGGAGCAGTTAT GGATACACTGAAACAacatggtgctggagcaggaggcacAAGAAATATTTCAGGAACAAGTAAATTTCATGTTGATTTGGAAAAAGAGCTGGCTGATCTGCATGGAAAAGATGCAGCACTGCTGTTCTCATCATGCTTCGTAGCCAATGACTCCACTCTCTTCACTCTAGCTAAAATGCTGCCAG GCTGTGAGATCTACTCTGATTCTGGAAACCATGCCTCCATGATCCAGGGGATCCGTAACAGCAGGGTGCCAAAACACATATTTCGACATAATGATGTCAACCACCTCCGAGAACTCCTGAAGAAATCTGATCCATCTACCCCTAAAATTGTTGCATTTGAAACTGTCCACTCAATGGATG GTGCAGTCTGCCCTCTGGAAGAGCTGTGTGATGTGGCCCATGAGCATGGGGCAATCACTTTTGTAGATGAAGTGCATGCTGTGGGGCTGTATGGAGCTCGAGGTGGCGGTATAGGAGACCGGGATGGAGTCATGCACAAGATGGACATCATCTCTGGAACGCTCG gCAAAGCATTTGGTTGTGTAGGAGGATACATCTCCAGTACAAGCTCTCTGATAGACACCGTTCGTTCCTATGCTGCTGGCTTTattttcaccacctccctgccacccATGCTCCTGGCTGGTGCCCTGGAGTCTGTCCGAACCCTGAAGAGTGCGGAGGGGCAAGTTCTGAGGCGCCAGCACCAACGCAACGTGAAGCTGATGAGACAGATGCTGATGGATGCAGGGCTTCCTGTGGTGCACTGCCCCAGTCACATCATTCCAGTAAGG GTTGCAGATGCTGCTAAAAACACAGAGATCTGTGACAAGCTGATGAGCCAGCACAGCATCTATGTCCAAGCAATCAACTACCCCACAGTTCCCCGTGGAGAAGAACTGCTACGTATTGCCCCTACGCCTCACCACACCCCACAGATGATGAGTTATTTTCTTG AAAAACTGCTGGCTACATGGAAGGATGTTGGCCTGGAGCTGAAACCACATTCATCAGCTGAATGCAACTTCTGTAGAAGACCCCTACATTTTGAAGTGATGAGTGAAAGGGAAAGATCCTACTTCAGTGGCATGAGCAAACTAGTATCTGTCAGTGCATGA